Below is a genomic region from Polypterus senegalus isolate Bchr_013 chromosome 13, ASM1683550v1, whole genome shotgun sequence.
TTTTTTGATTATGTTGAGATAAATGTATTCCTTGTACTGAGTGACAGTATTGGAAGAAATAAATAAGCCTTTTGTAGTAAACAATTCTAAAATCTAAAGATCTGTAAAACTACATTCAAATTTGTATAATCTTTCTCAATATTTTGCACAGTATGAACTTTGAattcagatttgttttatttatatagatatggACAGCTCACAAATGGCCCTgaaattcaatatatatatagtagagtatactgtatatgcattttttttttaataaattaggttTTGCGTGATTTTCTTTCCATTCCTTTTttgaaacttgcttaatccaattcagggtcatggggacaAGTGCAACTGTGGAATCACTGGGAGCAAAGCAGATCTGAATTCTGTTATGTGGGACGTTCACAAACATATCGAGAAGCACTTGCTCACTACAGCACCAGTTTAAACTTAACAGATAACATGCTTGTCTTTAGGGTGTGGAAAGAATTCTGGCAAGCCTAGAAGACATGGAGACAAAttgagaatgtacaaactccatgTAGACAATGAAAGGGCCATGGTTCAAATCAAAGTTTGCAATGCTGAGTGTTAGCAGCCCCAACAAATGTGCCACTGTGCTGTTCATATACTAGGTTCTTAAATTACCTAATCTGCAAGACACACTTTAATTCCAGTTGGTGGCATGGGTGCCAAAAAGGATATAGCACATAGAAGAATGAAGTGTAGCCATATTTTATCTATCACAATGTGTGTCTATTCATTTCATGCTATTGTATGTAAATTGCATTCTTTTGTTGTGGAAAGTGAAATCAACCAAGTTGATTTTAGCATTTTAATGTAATGAAAGGTATTTGATAGATACTTGGAAAGATGAGTTGCTTTTAGACACATCTTAGTTATGTTGTGGTAAGTGTATTGTGCAGCTTCATGTTTACTTTACTTTTCATTAAACccaaaattattttcaaagaatCCAGACAAAATTGAGTGTTGTTTAATAGGCctgtacaatatatacagtatcagttAGAATTCAGTCAGTGTCCATGTTACTGTTTGTTAATGCACTGGAGATAAACAGTGCGTGTCTGTTAAAAATACCAGAATTTGAAAACCTTATCATAATCGTTCTCAatgccaaaaattaaaaaaaaaacaaatttcctgttttttctttctttcttaggatAGAGAAATGAGTTGCAGACAGAGTCCACGATGTGATATCTTTGCAGTTGGTGACTGCAAAGATGTTGAAACCATAGATCATTTAACAGATGTTCTGGATGGTGATCCAACTTACTTCTCAAACTTTGAACAGTGGGACACATACTGGGAAGATCTAACCAAGTACACAAAGCTTGCCAGCTGTGATATCTGGGGAACTAAGGAAGTTGATTTTCTTGGCCTGGACGATTTATCTAGTCCTTATCAAGATGAGGAGGTAATTGGCAAAACACCTACACTGGCACAACTTAATAGTGAAGATTCTCAGCCTGTTTCAGACTTGCTTTGCTACACTGATATGTTGTTGAGTCAGAAGCCAAATACACTTGCATCTTCTTTAAgtggaaagaaaatgacaaatcGGTTACTGGCTTCAGCAGCTCCTAAGCCGAACAACCTTCCAGATTATGCAGACGTTTTTCAAAAGGCCACCAGGCCAGTCCCTTCCAGCACAGAAACCATAAGTAAGACACAGATACAGAGTGCCAAGGTAGCGGCTCTACATTCAGACAGTAAGGACTATGTCAGAAAAGCCAAGGTCAGGATCAGCACAGCACCCCTCAGACCAGCTGTTGAAGCAACTCAGGCTAAGGCTGATATCACAATTAAATCTTCTTTTAATGAATCTAAACCAGTGGAGATTGAAAAGAAGATGGAAAGTTCAAGTAGTGAACCTTCAGATATCCCAGAGAAAAGTATTTCTCTTAACTCAACAGTTCATGAGTTCTTTCCAGGACAAGAGGGCAGCCAGGTGCTACTGCCTGGTAACACTATGGTAACAGACCACTCTCAGAAGAAAGAAGAGCACAATTATTCTCTCTTTGTGACAGAAGATGAGTCTGAACAGGCAGGCAAAACTGAGGAAGATATTGATGAAGAAGAGGATGCTGACGAGTTGGAACTGGAAGATGAAGACCATGATGAAGGCTTTGGTAGTGAGCATGAGTTCTCTGAAAATgatgaggaggaagaagaagaagaagaggaagaagattatGAGGATGATAAAGATGAGGACATGAGTGACACTTTTTCTGAACCAGGTATGATGTTCTATTCTCAGTTGACATAGTACAACTGAtgcagtattaataaaataagtcTATAATTCATAAGAATAAATTCATGCCAAATTGCACATTTTAGAAGgctaaatttaaaagcagtacataTGTTGTGGTTTGAAATTCTCATTTCCATGTGCTAATTAACCTAATTAACATGCAAAAAATTGCCACTCTCCAGCACTATGATTGAGTATACCTACCATACTTTGTGACAAGCTTCGTCACAGGCTTAACAGAATTTCATATAGTTTTCAGCTATTAACTGTTTATAGcataagcactatataaaaagttAATTGGTGCACTTACATTTCCTTAAGAAACAGGGTGGGTGGAGAAAGATGCACTACAATGAAGCGTCTTCATAATGGCATTCTGAAGTTTCTGTCGTAGTCGTCTATGGAAGTGGAGGTCTATGAAAGGACATATGCCACCAGCCATCATTTCAAGGGTAGTCTACCTTCATTGAGGGGGTAGTGTGGAAGGTTGTTGGCATATGCATAGAGACAGGTCAGGTTTAAGGTTTGAAAAGTTACAGCAACAGTGGAAGGAGATACCTCACATGCATGCACACATGTGGgagtttgaaataataaaaaaagtttatattgGGTCAAGGAAGACGTAGCGAAGTTAGAGTCGCTACGTGCAAGATCACTGGGGGACTCCCTAAGCATCACAGGTAATTAACATTGGAAACCCCACCATGATATAAAATACTAGCATGGATGCTAGACATGGCATTTTGGCCAATCTGATCTGTAGACCATCTGGAGAGCAGTGAGGATAGACAGACAAGTACTTTTGTGTAAAACTCTGATTTAATAATGGAGTTGACACAGTTGTTGGAAAAGAGAGGTGGTGATCTTGAAAGTTGTGTTTTTGAAGCagaaaatttatagaaaataacatctttttattattttgtcagtACTTAAGAAACTGTTTATGCTTGGTTGGTGTGAAAAAAGTTTCAAATACCATAGCATTCTGAAATTTCACCTAATCCCCTGATCACTTAATCCCTTAATCCAATTCACGGTCCCAGGAGCCAGAGCCAATTCTTTCAGCACTGGTTGCAGCACTggaaccaaccttggacaaggtgtcagtccattgcaggggccGCTCATATACATACCAACAATCATATGGCCACTTTAGATGCACCACTTAATCTGAAATGCATGTCTTTAGGTTGTGGTAGAAAGACCAAAGAATCCAGAGAAAATCCCAAATACACGGGATGAACATGCACACTTCATGCATGATTTGAAACCAAAATGCTGATTTTAACTTAATTCAACTAAAATGTTTTACTCTTTAGTTATGAAAAATGTTATGGTATGATTTATTGAGATTAGTTGGAGAAGCAGTATAACCTCTACAACACCCATACAATAATTCAGCAATGCAGATAAGACAGTCTTATTGAAGGATTCTTTCTGTTCATCTTGGTCGCAAATGGGCTATCATGAAGGATATATATTGATAGAGAACTTTTAACTCAATATAGCAGTTGTAGTACTTTATTAAATAGATGTGGTAGCAATTTGAATTGAACAAGATGTGCATGTCATAtccagtaattttattttatagacaagGTGTACCTTACAAATGTAAAAGGCAAATTACAAGTAATCTAGAGCAGAACAAAGAAAATTATCCAAGTTATCTAATAAAACATTACTACTTATAACTTTAGTatagattttatgtttttatcaAAACAGCACTATTTAACACCCTAGTTATAACTGTTGTATCACTGATATATACTCACTATTTCCAAGTTTTGGTTATCATGTAATAAGGATAAACTTGTCTTTTAATGAATTTATGTAAAAAGTTCATAAGAAAATGTAGGGATTTTCTCAGTATAATATTGTTGCaaattctgtaatattttttaaactgttagGGCTTTTTTTATTAGCTACATCAACCAGCTGAAGCCTAAAAATATCACACTGAAAATATACAGGAATGTTTGATTTGTTTATCCTAAACTAAATCGTAAGAGGAAAATCTCAGGAGACAGCTAAGAAAACactgtatctgtactttcaaggTTTGCTGCTTTAAGAAAgataaatattatttacagtagCTGTAAAAAAGTAACCAGCCCCTATACCTTTTTACACTGTATTGCATTACAATAGTGAATCTTAATGAATTGGATTTTTGCcattagttaaaaaatatattctctAATAATGAAAGACAATTAAAACGAAAATGCCTCACTTCCAGTAACAGCTGCATTTTGCTCAACTGGGACACACACATTCTAAAAGAATCATGTctttaatttctgcaaaaggtgctGCCGCCAAATATTGACTTAGAGGGGTGGATAGATGCTTGCATTGAAGACCagggaataaaacaaaaatgtattcagaactATTTTGAAAAGCAGTTTACTTGCTTTAAATCTTTGGATGTGATGTTTTTCTTTATAGAAGAAACAAGAATTTTTGTCTTTAAACTAGTTTAATCGTACAGGGGTGTTACATAAATGATATAGGATGTATGAGAACAATTAGTTATGTTGGTTTTACAAAACTGGGTTCACGtacagcaaaataaattattatttgtgaATTTCTAAGCCTCTTTTGACCTGTTTGCCTTTGAATGAACAGTATTAAATTTATGGATTGTTTGCTGATCTAGCATGCTTTGTTTCAGGGTGTGAAAATGACCAGGTGGAAGATCTGAAAGGTGTAACAACAGGCTTCTCCAGGAAAAGAGGCAAACGGAGATACTTTTGGGAATATAGTGAACAGCTAACGCCTTCCAAACAAGAGCGAATGCTGACGCCTTCAGAGTGGGACAGAGATACATTGCCAAGTAACATGTACCAAAAAAACGGCCTTCATCATGGTGAGAGGAATTGCTTTGTACATTCTGGCAAAGTAGTGTTAAAACTGTGAAAAATgctaattttttattaaacttttatgTTCAGAATTTATTGCCTATCAGTGCAAATGTATTTGGTCTGTAAGCATTAAGTCATCTAATGTTTTAAAGTACCAGCATAAAGTGCCCTTTATAAGACAGTTgtttttcttgcatttattttctgtagatattttctccttttcttatATACTTCATAATTGCTTATTTATAACTTAAATTTATTCACCTCACCTCTTTTTGTGGATTTTATATTGAATAGAGGAGAGTcagagaaaatacaaaaatattactacttaattcattaattaatttaattcaatgtGTTTTATATGCCATTAAAAACTGTGGGTCTTACAGACAGCAAGAGTTAAATGAATATCTAGCATAATTTCTCTTACCCCACAATCTTAAActtagattaaacaggtttggaaaatggataaaataaatacaggtaCATATATTTGTGTAATTGTATTATAGACCAATGGCAAAATTCTGCTtgccatgtaaaaaaaaatactacccAACAAGAAATGCaaagttcattaaaaaaatgtaaaaactgttgGCTAAAATGATATTTAGcagtttaactttttaaaattaacattacaaAAGCATAATAAAGTCTGGAAATTAACGTTATTAAccaataatgtttttttcatacaACAGGtaaatacacagtaaaaaaatCTCGAAGAACTGATGTTGAGGATCTAACTCCAAATCCCCGCAAACTTCTTCAAATTGGGAATGAGTTGAGAAAATTAAACAAGGTTATCAGTGATTTAACTCCTGTCAGTGAGCTTCCACTGACAGCAAGACCCCGCTCTAGAAAGGAGAAAAACAAACTGGCCTCCAGGTATAAGAGTTGATTTTTCTGTctcattgttttgctttttcatttttaataacttaAGTTTTAGCAGCAAACATACCACTCCCAAACCTGCTTTCTAATTCTGGATTGAATGGAATGGCTGGGCAATGTAGTAGTAGGTAACACTGCTACCTCATGAATACAGTGTACTGCTTTCAAATCCTACACCAGAATATTACCTTTATGGAATTTATATGTCATCTTCAAGTCAACATGGCTTTGGTTTTCCTCCTGTATCTCCAGAGAAGTGAATTGGCAGTTCCAAGTTAGCCCTGCCAAGaggtgtttcctgcctttcacctaCATTTGTATTAGGCACATTTTGCCATCTTTAATACATACAAAAGTCAAATTACCATAAGCTGCCATAATTCATGGTGTTCTTAAGAAATGTTATGATTTACTTCacgaggtagaagtacataataagcaAAAATATTTGCATCAAATATATGATAttctaaaatgtgtgcttcagtttaaatgtttaaagtctaaatattctcattataatagaatagaatagaataatagaattttttcattttttaccctCTGATATAGTTCCATTGAgagctagatccctagtaaaggataaaaatccaaaataacattatattcgTAATTACTGACCTTGAAATTGTCTAAACCAATACcttacatgcttatgtttgaaatttgtcatttacaacCTTTTGGGAATGGGTCTTAGAGGGCTAGTACGTACCAAAAAATATTATCAAATTCATGATCAGCAGCGTATAAAAAGCTACTCCAGAAATCCCCTAATCTAGTATAAAAGCTACTCCAGAAATCCccatttttgaagttttgtttaaaaaaattttaaatcctcAAATCCCAATAGAGGCTGAACCTCTAGGAACATTTCTAAGATAAGCATATGTGCTTAAAAGAGTTGTTTATATTAAAGTAAACATATATCAAAATTAGAGTTACACAGTACACTGGTACTGAAAAGGTATCAAAAAACCCAGTTTCTAAAAGGTATAGTACCAGCATTTCAGTATTTTCACTTCCAGAAGTAcccattgtgttaaaaaaaatagtagTACAACTTCAGTAACCTGATGAATTACTGTTATTAGTAGTGATATTTCTGCATGGTAAATAATTTACTTGTAGATGTAGTAGTGTAATAGAAAAACAACAGACCCAAATGGCATGACATGCACACCACTTGTTCTGAGTATTTAACTCATTCATTAAAAGGGACTAGTTCAAAATAATAGCATGGTATAGTTTAATTAGAGAATTAATTcattctgtggaaaaaaacaggtgtcattatttgtcttttattaagAAAGAAGGGAAGCAAACGTTTCACAtgttaatttataatatattttcttctgaattgttaaataaaattggCCATTCCAAACATGATCTAAAATTAACTGTTAGCACTGTTACAGACAGAAGACGTTTGATCGAAGCTAAGCTATCAGCAAGGAGCCCCTGTAAAGCACCATTGTTGAAAAAACTGCATGTGCAGAATCAGTTAAAATTTGCCAAGGAACACATCAGTTGGTTCCAAGAGAAATGGCATAATgttctgtggactgatgagagTAAAATTGTTCTTTTCGGGTCTAGTGGTCATCAACAGTACGTTAGACAACCCCCGGGTACTGAATTCAAGCCATTGTACACTGTGaagacagtgaagcatggtggtgcaaaAATTATgttatggggatgtttttcatacAATGGTATTGGTCCATTTTATCATACACCAGGGATCATGGATCATTTTGAATACCTCAGAATATTTGAAGAGATTATATTGCCGTGTGCTGAAGAGGAAATGCCCCTAAAATGGGTGTTTCAACAAGACAGCAACCCCAAACACACAAGTAATAACACATCATCTTGGTTGCTGACTAAAAGGATTGAGTAATGGAGTGGTCAGGTCAGTCCTCTGATCTCAACCCCAATGAAAACTTGTGGGGTGacattaaaaatgcagtttttgaagCAAAACTCCAAAATTCATAGAAACTCAGAGAGAACttgagtttgaagagaaaaatgttgattggcactgctatttttttaaacagattcaTTTTCTTTGCTTCCTGTAAAAGAATAGAGCAGACTTGATAAAATTTGTTAACGCTTTGATTTGGAATTGAATGTGTAATGTTtccaatacatttaaaatatggaaataaaagctattaaaaatatttcactttattcactttatttaccgcactgctgttttttttttacactaggATAAACTGTAACTTTCAAAGACCTTGTTCTTAATCTGACTATATATTCATATACAGCCATGGAAATGTTAATGTtgtttggattaagtgggtttgtgaatgttatttatatattgaaCATATTTCTGAATGGTGACACAGTGGGCTATTATGCATGAATGTGGTTGTATGCATGAGTGTAACCAGATATAGGCAGACATTAGAATAGAACTGGTTCCTATCTTAAACCTAAAGCTGACAGGATAATATCTGACTCCTTTTGACTCTTTAATAGATAAAGTGGGTGACTAAATTAATACATAATTTTATTGTCTGCA
It encodes:
- the crebrf gene encoding CREB3 regulatory factor; amino-acid sequence: MPQPSISGMDPPFGDAFQNHTFADQALTSTDLLSGNSDPDFIYEVDREMSCRQSPRCDIFAVGDCKDVETIDHLTDVLDGDPTYFSNFEQWDTYWEDLTKYTKLASCDIWGTKEVDFLGLDDLSSPYQDEEVIGKTPTLAQLNSEDSQPVSDLLCYTDMLLSQKPNTLASSLSGKKMTNRLLASAAPKPNNLPDYADVFQKATRPVPSSTETISKTQIQSAKVAALHSDSKDYVRKAKVRISTAPLRPAVEATQAKADITIKSSFNESKPVEIEKKMESSSSEPSDIPEKSISLNSTVHEFFPGQEGSQVLLPGNTMVTDHSQKKEEHNYSLFVTEDESEQAGKTEEDIDEEEDADELELEDEDHDEGFGSEHEFSENDEEEEEEEEEEDYEDDKDEDMSDTFSEPGCENDQVEDLKGVTTGFSRKRGKRRYFWEYSEQLTPSKQERMLTPSEWDRDTLPSNMYQKNGLHHGKYTVKKSRRTDVEDLTPNPRKLLQIGNELRKLNKVISDLTPVSELPLTARPRSRKEKNKLASRACRLKKKAQYEANKVKLWGLNTEYDRLLFVINAIKQEIVTRIQLVKEEKTASMTENLEQLIKETLVNPPVAGQTSDFVNQILEKTAGGDPTGGLVGLRVPTSKV